In Papaver somniferum cultivar HN1 chromosome 1, ASM357369v1, whole genome shotgun sequence, a genomic segment contains:
- the LOC113334926 gene encoding uncharacterized protein LOC113334926: MSTSGSSIKIVWKIENLSSLSDITDMAHYSQAFYRWGVYWQLGIELTRLQHGTYESSRGEVTTRNETRRVIGLSTLDKRRLYVKYSLAIVNQKCEEQTRRYDMEREIWTENFTLYEAVNLTELLDPGKGFIIDDICYIKVEIFSALNILKSIRVKPETEPEPAWGNWGNFFQALIGAVIPSGDEVTQNEETTDSREKEDIPGSVETTTQAAGGSKSASDKNPGENQNTETKDEERSLSLSRLFQEQKQDIGNYFNDDSGYQRLQ, translated from the exons ATGAGTACTTCCGGTAGTTCGATAAAAATCGTGTggaagatcgaaaacttatctagtttgagtgataTCACTGATATGGCACATTACTCTCAAGCTTTCTATAGGTGGGGTGTTTACTG GCAATTGGGTATTGAACTTACAAGATTGCAGCATGGAACTTACGAATCATCTAGAGGCGAGGTTACAACAAGGAATGAAACACGACGTGTAATAGGCCTTTCCACTTTGGACAAGAGACGGTTGTACGTCAAGTATAGTTTGGCCATTGTCAATCAAAAATgtgaagagcaaacaagaagataCG ATATGGAACGTGAAATATGGACAGAGAATTTCACGTTGTATGAAGCAGTGAATCTTACAGAACTACTTGATCCCGGAAAAGGatttatcattgatgatatttgCTATATTAAAGTAGAGATCTTTTCTGCTTTGAATATACTAAAATCCATTAGGGTAAAGCCAGAGACAGAACCAGAGCCAGCTTGGGGCAATTGGGGTAACTTTTTTCAG GCACTCATTGGCGCTGTAATTCCCTCGGGTGATGAGGTCACTCAGAACGAAGAAACAACAGATTCTAGAGAAAAGGAGGACATTCCTGGTTCAGTAGAGACAACTACACAAGCTGCAGGTGGTTCAAAGTCAGCATCGGATAAGAACCCAGGAGAAAATCAAAATACAGAAACAAAAGATGAAGAAAGAAGCTTGTCACTTTCTAGGTTGTTTCAAGAACAAAAACAGGATATTGGAAATTACTTTAATGATGATAGCGGCTATCAAAGGCTTCAGTAA